In Acidobacteriota bacterium, the following are encoded in one genomic region:
- a CDS encoding dehydrogenase — translation MARVYNWQLGREMSYWYPESRPDRQFAAVFDTNKCIACQTCTLACKTTWTSGKGQEYMLWNNVETKPYGSYPLAYDLKLLEMLDGQRWNGSRYEGQTIFESAPAGERVLGWRPEEQDYAYPNVGEDDCAGQVDHGAMMSGTHMSWFFYLARICNHCTYPACLSACPRGSIYKRKEDGIVLVDQGRCRGYQECVRACPYKKVFFNQMTGTSEKCIACFPKIELGIQPQCFVNCIGKIRLAGWLSKPNEARADNPIDYLVHVRKVALPLFPQLGLEPNVYYIPPIHAPMSFNDQLFGPGSAAAVEAYRKAPQDKDLAGLLCLFGSTEAIVTRWRRQGDLVTGTDEKGSEVVRVPLNEPVHVRPAQDVKNLLVRTNCP, via the coding sequence ATGGCTCGCGTCTACAACTGGCAGCTCGGACGGGAGATGTCGTACTGGTATCCGGAGAGCCGGCCCGATCGGCAGTTCGCGGCCGTCTTCGACACCAACAAGTGCATCGCATGCCAGACCTGCACGCTGGCCTGCAAGACGACGTGGACGTCGGGCAAAGGCCAGGAGTACATGCTCTGGAACAACGTCGAGACGAAGCCGTACGGGTCGTACCCGCTCGCCTACGACCTGAAGCTGCTCGAGATGCTCGACGGCCAGCGCTGGAACGGCTCGCGCTACGAGGGGCAGACGATCTTCGAGTCGGCGCCGGCCGGCGAGCGTGTGCTCGGCTGGCGCCCGGAAGAACAGGACTACGCGTACCCGAACGTCGGCGAGGACGACTGCGCGGGCCAGGTGGATCACGGTGCCATGATGTCGGGGACCCACATGAGCTGGTTCTTCTACCTGGCGCGCATTTGCAACCACTGCACGTACCCGGCGTGCCTCTCGGCCTGCCCGCGCGGCTCGATCTACAAGCGCAAGGAAGACGGCATCGTCCTCGTCGATCAGGGCCGATGCCGTGGCTACCAGGAATGCGTGCGGGCGTGCCCGTACAAGAAGGTGTTCTTCAACCAGATGACGGGCACCTCGGAGAAGTGCATCGCCTGCTTCCCCAAGATCGAGCTCGGCATCCAGCCGCAGTGCTTCGTCAACTGCATCGGCAAGATCCGGCTCGCTGGCTGGCTGTCGAAGCCGAACGAGGCGCGCGCCGACAACCCCATCGACTACCTGGTACACGTCCGGAAGGTCGCGTTGCCGCTCTTTCCGCAGCTCGGCCTCGAGCCGAACGTCTACTACATCCCGCCCATCCACGCGCCGATGTCGTTCAACGACCAGCTCTTCGGCCCGGGTTCGGCGGCTGCGGTCGAGGCCTACCGGAAGGCGCCGCAGGACAAGGATCTCGCCGGCCTCCTGTGCCTCTTCGGCTCGACCGAGGCGATCGTCACGCGCTGGCGCCGCCAGGGGGATCTCGTGACCGGCACCGACGAGAAGGGGAGCGAGGTCGTGCGCGTGCCGCTCAACGAGCCGGTGCACGTGCGGCCCGCCCAGGACGTGAAGAACCTGCTCGTCAGGACGAACTGTCCATAG
- a CDS encoding molybdopterin-dependent oxidoreductase, translating into MSTQIPRRDFFGMMTAAGLGGLVASTVDVWGLSAPDNPLASYPDRGWERVYRDLWKYDSTFTFTCAPNDTHNCLLNAYVRNGVVVRIGPTMKYGQAEDLLGNKTTSRWDPRVCQKGLALTRRFYGDRRVNGCMVRAGFKQWYEAGFPRQADGLPERQYFNRGRDEWVRITHDEGATIAAAVAKNIAETYSGDEGRKRLLAQKYDEVVVDATRGAGVQTMKFRGGMPLLGVTRVFGLYRLANSMALLDAHVRKVGPDAALGAKGFDNYSWHTDLPPGHPMVSGQQTVEWDLSAVEHCQTVVVWGMNWITTKMPDAHWLTEARLKGTKVVVIACEYSATACKGDDVIVVRPGTTPALALGLAHVLFRDRLYDADYVKQWTDLPVLVRMDTLKHLRAEEVFGPGLAELKQTQVLEKGDREPPPIAQTKAVVTSEMRAEWGDFVWWDRRASGPRPLSRDMVGQASPVVDPQLEGSVEVRLHDGTTVRCRPVFDLVKEYAAHFDPKTTEEITWAPAAAVQQLARHIARAPGTTLFALGMGPNQFFNSDNKDRDTMLVAALTGNIGKVGGNIGSYAGNYRTALFNGCPQYINENPFDIELDAAKPARPRQYWRAESAHYYNHEDHPLKVGHTLLTGSTHIPAPTKSMWFANANSILGNVKWHFNTVLNVLPRIEMIAVHEWWWSASCEWADLVFGVDSWAELKHPDMTASVTNPFLAVFPKTPIERVFDSKGDIEILALVGAKLAELTGDRRFRDYWRFVDEGRADVYLQRVLDHSTNTKGYRFEDLHEKAIRGVPALLNSRTSPKVVGYDQVVDSKPWYTKSGRLEFYRDEDEFIEAGENLPVHREPVDSTFYEPNVIVAPKHEAIRATQPEEYGARRDDLSCETRCGRNVVLTWAETRQTKHPRAKEGFSFIFHTPKYRHGSHTTPIDTDMIAVLFGPFGDLYRHDKRSPFVTEGYVDINPSDAKDLGVDDGDYVWIDPDPEDRPFRGWEKNTRDMEFARLLCRARYYPGTPRGVTRMWFNMYTATPGSVDGQRGRADGLAKNPRTGYQAMFRSGSHQSATRGWLKPTWMTDSLVHKTMFGQGLRKGFEPDIHCPTGAPREAIVKITRAEPGGLEKQGLWRPAALGIRPRYESDAMKKYLAGGFVGKRGENV; encoded by the coding sequence ATGAGCACGCAGATTCCCCGCAGGGACTTCTTCGGGATGATGACGGCCGCGGGCCTCGGCGGGCTCGTGGCGTCGACGGTCGACGTCTGGGGCCTCTCGGCGCCGGACAACCCGCTGGCGTCGTACCCGGACCGCGGGTGGGAGCGGGTCTATCGCGACCTGTGGAAGTACGACTCGACGTTCACCTTCACGTGCGCGCCCAACGACACGCACAACTGCCTGCTCAATGCCTACGTGCGCAATGGCGTCGTGGTCCGCATCGGACCGACGATGAAGTACGGGCAGGCGGAGGACCTCCTCGGCAACAAGACGACGAGCCGGTGGGATCCGAGGGTGTGCCAGAAGGGCCTCGCCCTCACGCGCCGCTTCTACGGCGACAGGCGGGTGAACGGCTGCATGGTGCGGGCGGGCTTCAAGCAGTGGTACGAGGCCGGCTTCCCGCGGCAGGCCGACGGCCTGCCCGAGCGGCAGTACTTCAACCGCGGCCGCGACGAGTGGGTGCGGATCACCCATGACGAAGGCGCGACCATCGCCGCGGCCGTCGCCAAGAACATCGCCGAGACCTACAGCGGCGACGAGGGTCGGAAGCGGCTGCTGGCCCAGAAGTACGACGAGGTCGTCGTCGATGCCACGCGCGGCGCCGGCGTCCAGACGATGAAGTTCCGTGGCGGGATGCCGCTGCTCGGCGTGACGCGCGTCTTCGGCCTGTACCGGCTCGCCAACTCGATGGCGCTGCTCGACGCGCACGTGCGCAAGGTCGGCCCCGATGCGGCGCTCGGCGCGAAGGGGTTCGACAACTACTCGTGGCACACCGACCTGCCGCCCGGCCATCCGATGGTGAGCGGGCAGCAGACGGTGGAGTGGGACCTGTCGGCCGTCGAGCACTGCCAGACGGTGGTCGTGTGGGGCATGAACTGGATCACGACGAAGATGCCCGACGCGCACTGGCTGACGGAGGCGCGCCTGAAGGGCACGAAGGTCGTCGTGATCGCGTGCGAGTACTCGGCGACGGCGTGCAAGGGCGACGACGTCATCGTGGTGCGGCCGGGCACCACCCCTGCGCTCGCGCTCGGCCTGGCGCACGTGCTCTTCCGCGACCGGCTCTACGACGCCGACTACGTGAAGCAGTGGACCGACCTGCCGGTCCTCGTCCGGATGGACACGTTGAAGCACCTCCGGGCCGAGGAGGTGTTCGGGCCGGGGCTCGCCGAGCTGAAGCAGACGCAGGTGCTCGAGAAGGGCGACCGCGAGCCGCCGCCGATCGCGCAGACCAAGGCGGTCGTCACGAGCGAGATGCGCGCCGAGTGGGGCGACTTCGTCTGGTGGGACCGTCGTGCCAGCGGGCCGAGGCCTCTCTCGCGCGACATGGTGGGCCAAGCCTCGCCTGTCGTCGATCCGCAGCTCGAGGGCAGCGTGGAGGTGCGGCTGCACGACGGCACGACGGTGCGATGCCGGCCCGTGTTCGATCTCGTGAAGGAGTACGCGGCGCACTTCGATCCGAAGACGACCGAGGAGATCACCTGGGCGCCGGCCGCGGCCGTGCAGCAGCTCGCCCGCCACATCGCGCGAGCCCCCGGCACCACGCTCTTCGCGCTCGGCATGGGCCCCAACCAGTTCTTCAACAGCGACAACAAGGACCGCGACACGATGCTCGTCGCGGCGCTCACGGGCAACATCGGGAAGGTCGGCGGCAACATCGGGTCGTACGCCGGCAACTACCGCACGGCCCTCTTCAACGGCTGTCCCCAGTACATCAACGAGAATCCGTTCGACATCGAGCTCGACGCGGCGAAGCCCGCGAGACCCCGGCAGTACTGGCGTGCCGAATCGGCCCACTACTACAACCACGAAGACCATCCGCTCAAGGTCGGCCACACGCTGCTCACCGGGTCGACGCACATCCCGGCGCCCACGAAATCGATGTGGTTCGCCAACGCGAACTCGATTCTCGGCAACGTGAAGTGGCACTTCAACACGGTGCTCAACGTGCTGCCCCGCATCGAGATGATCGCCGTGCACGAGTGGTGGTGGTCGGCCTCGTGCGAGTGGGCCGACCTCGTGTTCGGCGTCGACTCGTGGGCCGAGCTGAAGCACCCCGACATGACCGCGTCGGTGACCAACCCCTTCCTCGCGGTCTTCCCGAAGACGCCGATCGAACGGGTGTTCGATTCCAAGGGCGACATCGAGATCCTGGCCCTCGTCGGCGCGAAGCTCGCCGAGCTGACCGGCGACCGCCGCTTCCGCGACTACTGGCGGTTCGTCGACGAGGGGCGCGCCGACGTGTACCTGCAGCGCGTGCTCGACCACTCGACCAACACGAAGGGCTACCGCTTCGAAGACCTCCACGAGAAGGCGATCCGGGGAGTGCCGGCGCTGCTCAACAGCCGGACGTCGCCGAAGGTGGTCGGCTACGACCAGGTGGTCGACTCGAAGCCCTGGTACACGAAGAGCGGACGGCTCGAGTTCTACCGCGACGAGGACGAGTTCATCGAGGCGGGTGAGAACCTGCCGGTGCATCGCGAGCCGGTCGACTCGACGTTCTACGAGCCGAACGTCATCGTCGCGCCGAAGCACGAGGCCATCCGGGCCACCCAGCCCGAGGAGTACGGCGCGCGACGCGACGACCTCTCGTGCGAGACGCGGTGCGGGCGCAACGTCGTGCTGACGTGGGCCGAGACGCGCCAGACGAAGCACCCGCGGGCGAAAGAGGGCTTCAGCTTCATCTTCCACACGCCCAAGTACCGCCACGGGTCGCACACCACGCCCATCGACACCGACATGATTGCGGTGCTCTTCGGGCCCTTCGGCGACCTCTATCGCCACGACAAGCGCAGCCCCTTCGTCACCGAGGGATACGTCGACATCAACCCGTCGGATGCGAAGGACCTCGGCGTCGACGACGGCGACTACGTGTGGATCGACCCGGACCCGGAGGACCGGCCGTTCCGCGGCTGGGAGAAGAACACGCGCGACATGGAGTTCGCACGTCTGCTGTGCCGCGCGCGGTACTACCCGGGCACACCGCGGGGCGTCACGCGCATGTGGTTCAACATGTACACGGCGACGCCAGGTTCGGTCGACGGCCAGCGCGGCAGGGCCGACGGCCTCGCGAAGAACCCGAGGACGGGCTACCAGGCGATGTTCCGATCCGGGTCGCACCAGTCGGCGACGCGCGGCTGGCTCAAGCCCACCTGGATGACCGACTCGCTCGTGCACAAGACGATGTTCGGCCAGGGCCTGCGCAAGGGGTTCGAGCCCGACATCCACTGTCCGACCGGCGCGCCGCGTGAGGCGATCGTGAAGATCACGCGCGCCGAGCCCGGTGGCCTCGAGAAGCAGGGGTTGTGGCGGCCGGCCGCCCTCGGCATCAGGCCCCGCTACGAGTCGGACGCCATGAAGAAGTACCTGGCCGGCGGCTTCGTCGGCAAGCGTGGGGAGAACGTCTGA
- a CDS encoding c-type cytochrome gives MQKNKYLLLVSSVAVLLLLVVAAAQENVFKEWRQIQASGRSEAGPIPVQLRQVVNPGLGVADRCVSCHVSMAPGESEVRGRDVLSPHPPVVHDVTDFGCTACHAGQGQATEKADAHGDVHFWPDPMIPARFSYAGCGRCHATLGVPEREGLRRAQAAFERLDCLACHRVDGRGGTIRPDGGGMEGPDLSRVALAGYDPAWYDAHLRKSGEATAGPWKASFGAISETDRRLLATFLATRVAAPKLVEAKSQFHASGCLGCHTVSGVGGDEGPDLSIAGLKDPALTPFQFVPGEPTIANFRAEHFRSPASVVVGSQMPPVPLGDADIDLLTMYVLSLRRMPLADEFLSRDRVRATKLGEREFAADGATIYGAFCAGCHGNDGAGRRLPGLVSFPSVANPDFLALVSNDFIAETVRSGRPGRRMPAWARDGGLRPDEIDAVVSHVRALGGTAHEPDTRPGRWVDASADRGAQVFASTCAGCHGAAGEGGEGPALANPVLLASATDTFLVETIARGRRGTVMPGFLTATPVRPALARHDIEAVVAHLRALQGEVP, from the coding sequence ATGCAGAAGAACAAGTACCTCCTGCTCGTGAGCAGCGTCGCGGTGCTGCTGCTGCTCGTCGTGGCGGCGGCCCAGGAGAACGTCTTCAAGGAGTGGCGTCAGATCCAGGCGAGCGGGCGCTCCGAGGCGGGGCCGATTCCGGTGCAATTGCGCCAGGTCGTGAACCCCGGTCTCGGGGTCGCGGACCGTTGCGTGTCGTGTCATGTGTCGATGGCTCCCGGCGAATCGGAGGTGCGCGGCCGCGACGTACTGTCACCTCACCCGCCCGTCGTCCACGACGTCACCGACTTCGGGTGCACCGCGTGCCACGCGGGTCAGGGCCAGGCCACCGAGAAAGCCGACGCGCACGGAGACGTGCACTTCTGGCCCGACCCGATGATTCCCGCGCGCTTCAGCTACGCGGGCTGCGGCCGCTGCCACGCGACGCTCGGCGTGCCGGAGCGGGAGGGGCTCCGCCGTGCGCAGGCCGCCTTCGAGCGACTCGACTGCCTGGCGTGTCATCGTGTCGACGGGCGCGGCGGCACGATCCGGCCGGACGGAGGCGGGATGGAGGGACCCGACCTCAGCCGCGTCGCGCTCGCCGGCTACGACCCCGCCTGGTACGACGCGCATCTGAGGAAGTCGGGGGAGGCGACGGCCGGACCGTGGAAGGCATCGTTCGGCGCGATCTCCGAAACGGATCGACGCCTGCTTGCGACGTTCCTCGCGACGCGAGTGGCCGCGCCGAAGCTCGTCGAGGCCAAGAGCCAGTTCCACGCGTCGGGATGTCTCGGGTGCCACACGGTGAGCGGCGTGGGCGGAGACGAGGGCCCCGATCTCTCGATCGCCGGCCTGAAGGACCCGGCGCTCACGCCGTTCCAGTTCGTTCCCGGCGAGCCCACCATCGCGAACTTCCGCGCCGAGCACTTCCGATCGCCGGCCAGTGTCGTGGTCGGCTCGCAGATGCCGCCCGTCCCGCTCGGCGACGCGGACATCGACCTGCTGACGATGTACGTGCTGTCGCTGCGTCGCATGCCGCTCGCCGACGAATTCCTGTCGCGCGACCGCGTGCGGGCGACCAAGCTCGGCGAGCGCGAGTTCGCCGCCGACGGCGCGACCATCTACGGGGCCTTCTGCGCGGGCTGCCATGGCAACGACGGCGCCGGGCGCCGACTGCCAGGGCTGGTGTCGTTTCCGTCGGTCGCCAATCCCGACTTCCTCGCGCTCGTGTCGAACGACTTCATTGCCGAGACGGTGCGGAGCGGACGGCCTGGCCGACGGATGCCGGCGTGGGCCCGTGACGGCGGCTTGCGGCCCGACGAGATCGACGCCGTCGTGTCGCACGTGCGCGCGCTCGGCGGCACTGCACACGAGCCCGATACGCGCCCCGGCCGCTGGGTCGACGCGAGTGCCGACCGTGGCGCGCAGGTGTTCGCGTCGACCTGCGCCGGCTGTCACGGCGCAGCCGGCGAGGGTGGCGAGGGCCCGGCGCTCGCGAACCCGGTGCTGCTCGCGTCGGCCACCGATACCTTCCTCGTCGAGACCATCGCCCGCGGCCGGCGCGGCACGGTCATGCCCGGATTCCTCACCGCGACGCCGGTCCGGCCGGCGCTCGCCCGCCACGACATCGAGGCCGTCGTGGCGCACCTTCGCGCGCTTCAGGGAGAGGTGCCATGA
- a CDS encoding cytochrome b N-terminal domain-containing protein produces MSTATTGRDALRGFVDDLKAAPRRLYESAFRSGSPATDRTRSTFVFGNVFLHLHSVRTHRWSLRWTTTFGLGIASIAAFLITLVTGVMLMFYYKPFPDAAYDSIKDIHFVVPTGRFMRNIHRWAGNVMVVAVILHMARVFYTAAYRAPREYNWVIGLLLLVVTLGLSFTGYLLPWDQLAYWAITIGANIAQSPREVTDALGVTEVFDPGGFQRLLLLGSDIVGPEALIRFYLLHVMVLPLALAALVGVHFWRIRKDGGLAKPADADARLAALPREETYPVFTEAPAKTYQLAAIVRGRTEAVGRGPEHTVPSMPHLFYAELGVLMLTLLICIAFALVSDAPLKELANPGVPENPAKAPWYFLGLQEMVSFSAFMGGIVIPAVVILGLALIPYLDRERDGTGVWFGGPGGWPLVRLSIVIGLAAPILIEAFAIRFGWLREWFPEIPQLVVTFVNPATLLTAVYAAYSIWCIRRYQSARAGALGLFTCFLMGFLVLTIIGTYFRGPNWDFYWSPADWPGH; encoded by the coding sequence ATGTCGACCGCCACCACCGGCCGCGACGCGCTGCGCGGCTTCGTCGACGACCTGAAGGCGGCGCCGCGCCGCCTTTACGAGAGCGCGTTCCGCTCCGGGTCGCCCGCGACGGATCGCACACGGTCGACGTTCGTCTTCGGCAACGTGTTCCTGCACCTGCACAGCGTGCGTACGCACCGCTGGAGCTTGCGCTGGACCACGACCTTCGGCCTCGGCATCGCGAGCATCGCGGCCTTCCTCATCACGCTCGTGACCGGCGTCATGCTGATGTTCTATTACAAGCCGTTCCCGGACGCCGCGTACGACTCGATCAAGGACATCCACTTCGTCGTGCCGACCGGCCGCTTCATGCGCAACATCCACCGGTGGGCCGGCAACGTCATGGTGGTGGCCGTGATCCTCCACATGGCCCGGGTGTTCTACACGGCCGCGTATCGCGCTCCGCGCGAGTACAACTGGGTCATCGGGCTGCTGCTGCTCGTCGTCACGCTGGGCCTGTCGTTCACCGGGTACCTGCTGCCCTGGGATCAGCTCGCCTACTGGGCCATCACCATCGGCGCGAACATCGCGCAGTCGCCGCGCGAGGTGACCGACGCGCTCGGCGTCACCGAGGTGTTCGACCCCGGCGGCTTCCAGCGGCTGCTCCTGCTCGGATCGGACATCGTCGGGCCGGAGGCGCTCATCCGCTTCTATCTGCTGCACGTGATGGTGCTGCCGCTCGCGCTGGCCGCGCTCGTCGGGGTGCACTTCTGGCGCATCCGGAAGGATGGCGGCCTCGCAAAGCCCGCCGATGCCGACGCGCGCCTCGCGGCGCTCCCGCGCGAGGAGACCTACCCCGTGTTCACGGAGGCCCCGGCGAAGACCTACCAGCTCGCCGCCATCGTCCGCGGGCGGACCGAGGCGGTCGGGCGCGGCCCGGAGCACACGGTGCCGTCGATGCCGCACCTCTTCTACGCCGAGCTCGGCGTGCTGATGCTGACGCTGCTCATCTGCATCGCCTTCGCGCTCGTGTCGGACGCGCCGCTCAAGGAGCTCGCCAACCCCGGCGTGCCCGAGAACCCCGCGAAGGCGCCCTGGTACTTCCTCGGCCTCCAGGAGATGGTGTCGTTCTCGGCCTTCATGGGGGGCATCGTCATTCCGGCGGTCGTCATCCTGGGCCTGGCGCTCATTCCCTATCTCGATCGCGAGCGTGACGGCACGGGGGTGTGGTTCGGCGGGCCTGGTGGATGGCCGCTCGTTCGCCTGTCGATCGTCATCGGCCTCGCCGCGCCGATCCTGATCGAGGCCTTCGCCATCCGCTTCGGCTGGCTGCGGGAGTGGTTCCCGGAGATCCCGCAGCTCGTCGTGACGTTCGTCAACCCGGCGACGCTGCTCACCGCGGTGTACGCGGCGTATTCCATCTGGTGCATCCGCAGGTACCAGTCGGCGCGGGCCGGAGCGCTTGGTCTCTTCACGTGCTTCCTGATGGGCTTCCTGGTGCTGACGATCATCGGCACCTACTTCCGCGGGCCCAACTGGGACTTCTACTGGTCGCCGGCCGACTGGCCTGGGCACTGA
- a CDS encoding Rieske 2Fe-2S domain-containing protein translates to MTVSPRPPRSRLDPEPISRRDWLGLTSLWTMTGALLFGLIGMMRLPKAAVLASPSKTFRVSLPENLPPGEPFVPPGRAVAVFRDEGGVHAVSLICTHLGCVVKATAAGFECPCHGSHFAADGTVTRGPAPRALPWLAVRTSGGAVVVDEGTVVPAGTREA, encoded by the coding sequence ATGACGGTGTCACCACGGCCGCCCCGTTCGCGGCTCGATCCCGAGCCGATCTCGCGCCGCGACTGGCTGGGACTGACCTCGCTCTGGACGATGACCGGGGCGCTGCTCTTCGGCCTGATCGGCATGATGCGCCTGCCGAAGGCCGCCGTGCTGGCCTCGCCGTCGAAGACCTTCCGGGTCTCGCTGCCCGAGAACCTCCCGCCGGGCGAGCCCTTCGTGCCACCCGGGCGCGCGGTGGCCGTCTTCCGCGACGAGGGCGGCGTGCACGCGGTGTCGCTCATCTGCACGCACCTCGGGTGCGTCGTGAAGGCCACGGCGGCCGGCTTCGAGTGTCCCTGTCACGGGTCGCACTTCGCGGCCGATGGCACGGTGACGCGTGGACCGGCGCCGCGCGCGCTCCCGTGGCTCGCGGTCCGGACGAGCGGCGGCGCGGTCGTGGTCGACGAGGGCACGGTGGTGCCCGCCGGGACGAGGGAGGCGTGA
- a CDS encoding FAD-dependent oxidoreductase produces MNPLRVDVPGERYHHELISCQVACPVHTDARGYVRAIAEGRFDDAYLIARGPNPFASICGRICGAPCEAACRRGKVPRVDDDGRFVATDRPIAIRALKRFVCEQSGPEARPPADVLDAVRDFMPPVAANADEMAALLRSTLEGRLSLASGERVAIIGAGPAGLSAAHDLALLGCAPVVFETEPVPAGMLAVGVPAYRLPREVIEKEVDVIRALGVKIHCGVTVGRDVTFEQLRRDFAAIVIAVGAKSSRALGLPGEQGPRVYGGVDLLRAAALGEALDLGRNVVVIGGGNVAYDVARTVVRQIAYDAARTAARLPGTASVKLASLEGLEDMPADTVEILEGDEEGIERLNGWGPVEIERDERGMVAAVLFRRCLRVYDEARRFAPLYDDDERLRVECDTVLLSVGQAPVLSFLDEGGQDVERFRPGWPKVDAKTLATTAPGVFLAGDLAHGTRLLIDAVASGKAAARSVYEHLTGRRLDVDTLTAHLTLDGYRRERGYESIRRVPVPLAEPHERLRHPDAQVELGYDRGRAMREASRCLDCGVTPVFDGSRCVLCGGCVDVCPTLCLKLVSLSDMAQTPELRRAMDELLGEGIDPAEHSAILKDEDRCIRCAACVMRCPVEAIAMERVTYCTLWRTA; encoded by the coding sequence ATGAATCCTCTGCGCGTCGACGTGCCCGGCGAGCGGTACCACCACGAGTTGATCTCGTGCCAGGTCGCGTGTCCCGTGCACACCGACGCACGCGGCTACGTGCGGGCCATTGCGGAGGGCCGCTTCGACGACGCGTATCTCATCGCGCGCGGGCCGAATCCGTTCGCCTCGATCTGCGGGCGCATCTGTGGTGCGCCGTGCGAGGCCGCCTGTCGCCGCGGCAAGGTCCCGCGCGTTGACGACGACGGACGATTCGTGGCCACAGATCGACCGATCGCCATCCGCGCGCTGAAACGCTTCGTGTGCGAGCAGTCCGGGCCCGAAGCGCGTCCGCCGGCCGACGTGCTCGACGCCGTCCGCGACTTCATGCCGCCCGTCGCCGCCAATGCCGACGAGATGGCGGCGCTGCTTCGCTCGACACTCGAGGGCAGGCTTTCGCTGGCGTCCGGCGAACGGGTCGCGATCATCGGGGCCGGACCTGCCGGGCTCTCGGCGGCGCACGACCTGGCGCTGCTCGGCTGCGCGCCGGTCGTCTTCGAGACGGAGCCCGTACCCGCAGGCATGCTGGCGGTCGGCGTACCGGCCTACCGGCTGCCGCGCGAGGTCATCGAGAAGGAAGTCGACGTCATTCGCGCGCTCGGCGTGAAGATTCACTGTGGCGTCACGGTGGGACGCGACGTCACCTTCGAACAACTCCGACGCGACTTCGCCGCCATTGTCATCGCGGTCGGCGCGAAGTCGTCGCGCGCCCTCGGCCTGCCAGGCGAACAGGGTCCGCGTGTCTACGGTGGCGTCGATTTGCTGCGGGCCGCGGCACTCGGCGAGGCGCTCGACCTCGGGCGGAACGTCGTCGTCATCGGCGGCGGGAACGTGGCGTATGACGTCGCCCGCACGGTGGTGCGACAGATCGCCTACGACGCGGCGCGCACGGCCGCGCGCCTGCCCGGCACCGCGAGCGTGAAACTGGCGTCGCTCGAAGGCCTCGAGGACATGCCCGCCGACACGGTCGAGATCCTCGAAGGCGACGAAGAGGGCATCGAGCGCCTGAACGGCTGGGGGCCGGTCGAGATCGAGCGCGACGAGCGCGGCATGGTCGCGGCGGTGCTGTTCCGCCGCTGTCTGCGCGTCTACGACGAGGCGCGTCGCTTCGCGCCGCTCTACGACGATGACGAGCGGCTGCGGGTCGAGTGCGACACGGTGCTGCTCTCGGTCGGGCAGGCGCCGGTGCTCTCGTTCCTCGACGAGGGCGGGCAGGACGTCGAGCGATTCCGCCCGGGCTGGCCGAAGGTCGACGCGAAAACGCTCGCGACCACGGCGCCGGGCGTCTTCCTCGCCGGCGACCTGGCGCACGGCACACGGCTGCTCATCGACGCGGTCGCCTCGGGCAAGGCTGCCGCACGGTCGGTGTACGAGCACCTCACGGGCCGCCGGCTCGATGTCGACACGCTGACGGCGCACCTGACGCTCGACGGGTACCGGCGCGAGCGGGGCTACGAGTCGATCAGGCGCGTGCCCGTACCGCTCGCCGAGCCGCACGAACGTCTGCGGCATCCGGACGCTCAAGTCGAGCTCGGCTACGACCGCGGGCGCGCGATGCGCGAGGCGTCCCGATGCCTCGACTGCGGCGTCACGCCTGTCTTCGACGGCAGCCGCTGCGTGCTGTGCGGCGGCTGCGTCGATGTCTGTCCGACGCTCTGCCTGAAGCTCGTGTCGCTCAGCGACATGGCCCAGACTCCCGAGTTGCGTCGCGCGATGGACGAGCTGCTCGGCGAGGGCATCGACCCCGCCGAACACTCCGCCATCCTCAAGGACGAAGACCGCTGCATCCGGTGCGCGGCGTGCGTCATGCGGTGTCCGGTCGAGGCCATCGCGATGGAGCGCGTCACCTACTGCACCCTCTGGAGGACGGCATGA